Proteins from a genomic interval of Paenibacillus sp. FSL R5-0623:
- a CDS encoding response regulator transcription factor, with translation MDNVSLLLVDDEQAILHMLKTVLLKEQFLDIDTVTTGEAAIDACNNKTYHCIVLDIMLPGKSGLEICPFLRQVTDAPILFLTAKTTDYDKLTGFAVGGDDYVAKPFNPLEVVARIKSLLKRYLPSKTAAISDHNPSNVNTSSRSTSEGVYDFGRFQVLEWAGELRVEGEPVPCPALVFQLLLFFCKHPNRIFTKSDLYERVWGSEAISDDNTVMVHIHRIRERIEADPSNPVFLVNVRGLGYKLIQPEHVSRP, from the coding sequence ATGGATAACGTCTCATTACTGCTTGTGGATGATGAACAGGCTATTCTGCATATGCTCAAAACCGTTCTGCTCAAAGAGCAGTTTCTCGATATTGATACCGTTACAACAGGCGAAGCTGCCATTGATGCCTGCAACAACAAGACGTATCATTGCATCGTGCTCGACATCATGCTTCCTGGCAAAAGCGGACTGGAAATCTGTCCTTTTCTACGGCAGGTCACCGATGCGCCCATCCTGTTTCTGACGGCCAAAACAACGGATTATGACAAATTAACCGGGTTCGCCGTTGGGGGCGACGATTATGTTGCCAAACCCTTTAATCCTCTGGAAGTGGTTGCTCGAATTAAATCATTACTGAAGCGTTATTTACCTTCTAAAACCGCAGCGATCTCGGATCACAACCCATCTAACGTAAATACGTCATCTCGCAGCACATCGGAAGGCGTGTACGATTTTGGACGATTCCAGGTACTGGAGTGGGCTGGTGAACTTCGGGTTGAAGGTGAGCCCGTACCCTGTCCGGCACTTGTGTTTCAACTGCTACTCTTTTTCTGCAAACATCCCAATCGAATCTTCACCAAATCAGACCTATATGAGCGGGTCTGGGGCTCTGAAGCCATTAGTGATGATAATACCGTGATGGTTCATATTCACCGCATTCGGGAGCGCATTGAAGCCGATCCTTCCAATCCGGTGTTTCTCGTCAACGTCCGGGGTCTGGGTTACAAACTGATTCAGCCGGAACATGTGTCACGCCCATGA
- a CDS encoding M23 family metallopeptidase has translation MNRKGYLESEQNTYSKLQNKRGWKVLAITLGACMILSACGNSNSITSEQAEQQSAEQTSNTNQEGENTHQEQNSASEGTAMVTPDTFVDTLMKGSSEDIYRQLSPQMKEAITLENLKTSADEFLEGVTSLDQVFAAEMNNLTEFAWKDQTGTKGIRAYFTEANQIDGLLIQPLETHKNTDQKFTKTEFHFPLKGEWYVFWGGNDVMSNYHYEHETQRYALDIIRSKEGFSYNGDAKVNASYHAFGQPLYAAADGTVVDIKNDIPDNIPGVMNPEEPAGNYVVIDHGNSEYSITAHIKEGTVSVKKGDKLKQGDPIGELGNSGNSSEAHLHFQVSNGPDLFTSRSINIRWADQTQQLTRGNTIQGLPE, from the coding sequence ATGAATAGAAAAGGTTATCTGGAATCCGAACAAAATACATACTCGAAATTACAGAATAAAAGGGGCTGGAAGGTGCTTGCGATTACCCTTGGAGCTTGCATGATATTGTCTGCTTGCGGTAACAGTAACTCCATTACTTCCGAACAGGCGGAGCAGCAGTCAGCCGAACAGACGTCGAATACAAATCAAGAGGGCGAGAACACTCATCAGGAACAGAATTCCGCTTCAGAAGGAACTGCAATGGTTACACCCGACACTTTTGTTGATACCCTCATGAAGGGTTCCAGTGAAGATATTTACCGTCAGTTGAGTCCTCAAATGAAGGAAGCGATCACACTTGAAAATCTTAAAACGTCTGCTGACGAGTTCCTGGAAGGAGTAACTTCCCTGGATCAAGTGTTCGCAGCTGAGATGAACAATCTGACCGAATTCGCCTGGAAGGATCAAACAGGGACAAAAGGGATTCGAGCCTATTTTACTGAGGCCAATCAGATTGATGGTCTGTTGATCCAGCCGCTGGAAACACATAAGAATACAGATCAAAAGTTCACCAAAACCGAATTCCATTTCCCTTTAAAGGGTGAATGGTATGTGTTCTGGGGAGGCAACGATGTGATGTCGAACTATCATTATGAGCATGAAACACAGCGCTATGCGCTGGATATCATTCGGTCAAAAGAAGGTTTTAGCTATAACGGGGATGCCAAGGTGAACGCAAGCTACCATGCCTTTGGTCAACCACTCTATGCTGCTGCGGACGGAACAGTTGTCGATATCAAAAATGACATACCAGACAATATACCCGGCGTCATGAATCCGGAAGAACCGGCGGGTAACTATGTTGTGATCGACCATGGCAACAGTGAATACAGCATCACAGCACACATCAAGGAAGGCACTGTCTCGGTCAAAAAAGGAGATAAGCTCAAGCAGGGAGACCCTATCGGTGAGCTTGGTAATTCGGGGAACTCGAGTGAAGCTCATCTGCATTTCCAGGTGTCGAACGGCCCGGATCTGTTCACATCTCGCTCAATTAACATTCGTTGGGCAGACCAGACTCAGCAGTTAACTCGTGGGAACACAATTCAAGGACTTCCAGAGTAA
- a CDS encoding N-acetyltransferase family protein, with product MKLEDVQIEYARLEDLPRIVEIYNSTIEGRMATADLEPVTVEQRLPWFEEHTPDHRPLWVMKQAGQVVAWASLSSFYGRPAYNGTVEVSVYVDQQCRGIGAGGRLLETVFEVCPALGITTILGFVFGHNEPSLGLLRKHGFEQWGYYPEVAVLDGVNRDLAILGKKI from the coding sequence ATGAAACTGGAAGATGTGCAGATTGAATATGCGCGCCTGGAGGACTTGCCAAGGATTGTGGAAATTTATAATTCTACCATTGAGGGCCGTATGGCAACAGCGGATTTGGAGCCGGTGACGGTGGAGCAACGTTTGCCTTGGTTCGAGGAACATACACCGGATCATCGTCCGCTTTGGGTGATGAAGCAAGCAGGACAGGTGGTAGCTTGGGCAAGTCTCAGCTCGTTCTATGGACGCCCTGCGTATAACGGAACGGTGGAAGTCAGTGTATACGTCGATCAGCAATGCCGCGGAATTGGGGCTGGCGGACGTTTGCTTGAAACGGTATTTGAGGTGTGTCCTGCACTTGGGATTACGACCATTCTCGGATTTGTCTTTGGGCATAACGAACCGAGTCTGGGGTTATTGCGCAAGCATGGTTTTGAACAGTGGGGATATTATCCCGAAGTTGCCGTACTGGATGGTGTGAATAGAGATCTGGCGATTTTGGGCAAAAAAATATAA
- a CDS encoding DinB family protein has product MFTRNDGIRNQIWEAISGLEEEQLNQKPSPEQWSIMQVLRHLNLMENAIGKQARLALEKEQTVSVDKKPYELSLDRSRSVEAPPHLQPPAAPEALADVRSDLDESHHALNNFALDHDPDLLRSKSFPHPVFGEMDLIQWIDFTSYHEERHLGQIQEIKKQLGV; this is encoded by the coding sequence ATGTTTACTCGTAATGACGGTATACGCAACCAAATCTGGGAAGCCATCTCAGGGCTCGAAGAAGAACAATTGAACCAAAAACCTTCACCCGAACAGTGGAGTATTATGCAAGTACTACGTCATCTGAATCTGATGGAAAATGCCATTGGAAAACAAGCCCGCCTGGCCCTCGAGAAGGAACAAACGGTGTCTGTGGACAAAAAACCATATGAATTATCGTTGGATCGCAGCCGCTCCGTCGAGGCACCACCCCATCTTCAGCCTCCAGCAGCGCCTGAAGCACTCGCAGACGTACGCAGTGATCTGGACGAATCTCACCATGCGTTAAACAACTTTGCATTGGATCATGATCCTGACCTGCTGCGCAGCAAGTCCTTTCCTCATCCCGTATTTGGTGAGATGGATCTTATCCAATGGATTGACTTTACAAGTTATCATGAGGAACGTCATCTGGGACAGATTCAAGAGATTAAAAAGCAGCTTGGCGTGTAA
- a CDS encoding ammonium transporter produces MTLETLSTGIDTVWVVLSAAMILLMEGGFALLEAGFVRYKNSVNIIMKVFADITIGTLLFYAIGFGLMYGSDVGGFAGVTGFFLNGDLSHLDVPVSLETFWLFQAAFTIAVISIVSGAVAERINFRAYLLYIILMTAIIYPIGGHWAWGGGWLSQLGMQDFAGSAVIHALGGFSALAAAIIIGPRKGKYTPLGVSAIALPSNLPLASVGAFLLWFGWFGFNAGSTLSATDVRIGHIAIVTMLSAASGGAVTLLYTLFRFNRSDAPSVINGSLAGLVGITAGCAFVGDVAAIFIGAVSGLLMMAATNWLDRRQIDDPVGAFPVHAASGMWGTIAVGLFATDGGLFMGGGWRLLGVQALGLTALVIWGFAMTWIGLKLIGKIVPVRSTEEEEDLGLDISYHGVMAAHQAHEFLDGEEHMRAYQEKSSDPNR; encoded by the coding sequence ATGACTTTGGAGACGTTAAGCACCGGGATCGATACGGTCTGGGTCGTACTGAGTGCAGCGATGATTTTATTGATGGAGGGGGGATTCGCCCTGCTCGAGGCTGGCTTTGTGCGTTATAAAAATAGTGTGAACATTATTATGAAGGTTTTTGCTGACATTACGATTGGAACGTTGTTGTTCTATGCTATCGGTTTTGGACTGATGTATGGTTCGGACGTTGGCGGTTTTGCGGGAGTAACGGGGTTTTTCCTGAATGGTGATTTGTCTCACCTGGACGTACCGGTATCTCTGGAGACATTCTGGTTGTTCCAGGCTGCCTTTACCATTGCTGTTATTTCCATCGTTTCAGGAGCGGTAGCCGAGCGGATCAACTTCCGTGCCTACCTGTTGTATATCATATTGATGACGGCGATTATCTATCCAATTGGTGGACACTGGGCATGGGGCGGCGGCTGGCTTAGTCAGCTGGGGATGCAGGACTTTGCCGGTTCGGCTGTCATCCATGCACTCGGCGGATTCTCGGCACTGGCGGCTGCGATTATCATTGGCCCGCGTAAAGGCAAATACACGCCACTTGGCGTAAGTGCCATTGCACTCCCGAGCAATCTGCCACTGGCATCTGTAGGTGCATTTCTGTTATGGTTCGGCTGGTTTGGCTTCAATGCTGGTAGTACACTCAGTGCGACGGATGTAAGAATTGGTCACATTGCGATTGTCACGATGTTATCTGCGGCTTCGGGTGGTGCGGTTACGCTGTTGTATACGTTATTCCGCTTCAATCGTTCAGATGCGCCATCGGTCATTAACGGTTCACTCGCGGGACTCGTCGGCATTACGGCAGGCTGTGCTTTTGTTGGTGATGTAGCAGCGATATTCATTGGGGCAGTATCCGGCTTGTTGATGATGGCTGCCACTAACTGGCTGGACCGTCGGCAGATTGATGATCCAGTTGGTGCTTTCCCGGTGCATGCTGCATCCGGAATGTGGGGCACGATTGCTGTAGGTCTGTTTGCCACGGATGGGGGATTATTCATGGGCGGCGGCTGGAGGTTGCTGGGTGTTCAAGCACTTGGCCTTACAGCCCTGGTCATCTGGGGATTCGCCATGACTTGGATCGGGTTAAAGTTGATTGGCAAAATTGTGCCTGTACGTTCGACAGAGGAAGAGGAAGATTTGGGTCTGGATATCAGCTATCATGGTGTGATGGCAGCCCATCAGGCCCATGAATTCCTAGATGGTGAGGAGCATATGCGTGCTTACCAGGAAAAGTCTTCTGATCCAAATCGTTAA
- a CDS encoding YwqG family protein, which translates to MIKPEQCERLTRKARKTLEEYGLGVAADLLLSSSRWGIRLDVSTLDEYRRTGNSRVGGHPDLPSRMEWPVTQEGVPMTFLAQLNLVDLSPYTPNDGRGTLPERGMLYFFVGKDESACPIEHRVIFEPSSHNLIRREPEGDTALDGAPFVAHSVTVLPNLEFPTYAYIDANALNELSPLRLETDEAETEVSLYDRYLEFESSWNHPSTLNWGGMFGYPDGQHPDAEHRALLQIALGEEYNYNEQECEKKLTKHYGGDEERTWQELSDTLLLLKIDTHDAIGFQWWDCGELQFFIRKSDLEAGRFEQTYCSFYSS; encoded by the coding sequence ATGATTAAGCCAGAACAATGTGAACGTCTGACCAGAAAAGCCCGTAAAACACTTGAGGAATATGGTTTGGGAGTTGCTGCCGATCTGCTGTTGTCTTCAAGCCGCTGGGGAATTCGCCTCGATGTATCCACACTGGACGAATATCGCAGAACAGGAAACTCACGTGTGGGTGGACATCCGGATTTGCCAAGTCGCATGGAATGGCCCGTAACACAAGAAGGAGTCCCGATGACTTTCCTGGCCCAACTGAACCTGGTGGACTTGTCGCCGTATACGCCGAATGATGGGCGCGGGACTTTGCCTGAACGTGGCATGTTATACTTTTTCGTTGGCAAGGATGAATCTGCTTGTCCCATTGAACATCGTGTGATTTTTGAGCCGAGTTCTCATAACCTGATAAGGCGAGAGCCTGAAGGTGATACCGCGCTGGATGGAGCCCCGTTTGTTGCACATTCAGTGACCGTGCTGCCTAATCTTGAGTTTCCTACATATGCATATATTGACGCCAACGCGCTGAATGAGCTCTCGCCGCTTCGGCTTGAGACGGATGAGGCCGAAACGGAAGTAAGTCTGTATGACCGATACCTTGAATTCGAGTCGAGCTGGAATCATCCGAGTACGCTGAATTGGGGTGGGATGTTTGGATATCCTGACGGGCAGCATCCGGATGCCGAGCATCGTGCCTTGTTACAGATCGCACTGGGAGAAGAGTACAATTATAATGAGCAGGAATGTGAGAAGAAGCTGACCAAGCATTACGGCGGTGATGAGGAACGGACATGGCAGGAACTATCCGATACGCTGCTGCTGTTGAAGATAGATACACATGATGCTATTGGTTTCCAATGGTGGGATTGCGGGGAACTGCAATTTTTCATTCGCAAGTCTGACTTGGAGGCTGGACGATTCGAGCAAACGTATTGTTCGTTTTACTCAAGTTGA
- a CDS encoding DinB family protein, with product MIQSAFKHIDVAVTSLIDICDQLSEEDLALTPIEGKRPVGELLAHLSVICRADVYISEGASEEEMAQFYAENQVHSLREIKQALIDNQMYLYQRYRQFNTEELLHVTDSYWGASYSRLEWLLEIMGHVYHHRGQLYTMLTLTGKEPESVLFK from the coding sequence TTGATTCAATCTGCGTTCAAACATATTGACGTAGCTGTAACATCGTTAATTGATATATGTGATCAGTTGTCGGAAGAAGATTTGGCTTTGACTCCAATTGAAGGTAAACGGCCTGTTGGAGAACTACTAGCTCATCTGTCTGTGATCTGCCGGGCGGATGTTTATATTTCCGAAGGTGCATCGGAGGAAGAGATGGCTCAATTCTATGCAGAGAATCAGGTGCATTCGCTCCGTGAGATCAAGCAGGCTTTGATTGATAACCAGATGTATCTATACCAACGGTACAGGCAGTTTAACACGGAAGAGTTACTACATGTGACGGATTCGTACTGGGGAGCTTCCTATAGTCGGCTGGAGTGGTTACTTGAGATTATGGGGCATGTATATCATCACAGAGGACAATTGTATACGATGCTGACCCTGACGGGCAAAGAACCCGAATCAGTACTTTTCAAATAG
- a CDS encoding aminoglycoside phosphotransferase family protein — translation MEQHDTWNASIDNTLNDRLKQIPELGQATRIEPVMKGYSADVKFKMFVPGQGHVLVRVYDVAEEWMKQREYQCLQSMQQLGVLCPATLGTGRLDEKQGYMILSYIEGEDASERLPRLNEQQQWAVGLEAGAQLQLIHQLPMEEQVESWYIRKSTKHQRYVERYKQCPIVMKEDHAILTFIADHLGWMKNRPDGFQHDDFHPSNLVVKQDKLAGVIDFNRYDQGDPIHEFLKLGLFASEISIPYSMGQIQGYFDGNEPDELFWRLYSLYTAMALVSSVVWIQQVKPEQTHEMMTKIERVREDHDDFRSFIPRWYTLNR, via the coding sequence GTGGAACAACACGATACATGGAATGCATCGATAGACAATACGTTGAATGACAGGTTAAAACAGATTCCTGAACTTGGTCAGGCTACGCGGATTGAACCTGTTATGAAGGGGTATTCAGCAGATGTTAAATTCAAAATGTTTGTCCCTGGCCAAGGGCATGTGCTGGTGAGGGTGTATGATGTTGCTGAGGAATGGATGAAGCAAAGGGAATATCAATGTTTGCAGAGCATGCAACAATTAGGCGTACTGTGTCCAGCAACGTTGGGCACTGGTAGATTGGATGAGAAGCAGGGTTATATGATTCTTAGCTACATTGAAGGCGAAGATGCTTCTGAGAGACTGCCTCGGCTGAATGAACAGCAGCAGTGGGCGGTTGGCTTGGAAGCTGGAGCGCAGCTACAGCTGATTCATCAGTTGCCGATGGAGGAACAGGTCGAATCATGGTACATACGCAAGAGCACAAAGCATCAACGTTATGTGGAGCGCTATAAACAGTGCCCTATCGTGATGAAAGAGGATCATGCTATTTTAACGTTTATTGCAGACCATCTTGGTTGGATGAAAAATCGTCCAGATGGATTTCAGCATGATGACTTTCACCCGAGCAATCTTGTCGTTAAGCAGGACAAACTCGCAGGAGTGATTGATTTTAATCGTTATGATCAAGGTGATCCCATTCATGAATTTTTGAAGTTGGGTTTGTTTGCTTCAGAGATCAGTATTCCGTATTCCATGGGTCAGATTCAGGGCTATTTCGATGGCAATGAACCGGATGAGTTATTCTGGAGATTGTATTCACTGTATACGGCTATGGCGCTGGTGTCTTCTGTGGTGTGGATTCAGCAGGTCAAGCCGGAACAGACACATGAGATGATGACCAAGATCGAACGTGTACGTGAAGATCATGATGATTTTCGCAGTTTCATCCCTCGGTGGTATACTTTGAACAGGTAA
- a CDS encoding DUF2569 family protein: MEVGRGVDPQIYTEMIRPLLWFGFISSIVLLMIVIVNLILLYKRKRQLPRMMMVMYLMNVIIGIVTWILIARNEIPREQHVLDATPAFQLIVRSLLTCCIFIPYFLKSVRVKNTFVK, encoded by the coding sequence GTGGAAGTAGGCCGTGGTGTCGATCCTCAGATTTACACGGAGATGATCCGTCCACTCCTTTGGTTTGGTTTCATAAGCAGCATTGTTCTATTGATGATCGTTATCGTGAATCTCATTCTTTTATATAAACGGAAGAGACAGCTTCCACGTATGATGATGGTGATGTACCTGATGAATGTGATCATAGGCATCGTGACGTGGATTCTGATTGCGCGAAATGAAATCCCAAGAGAACAGCATGTGCTTGATGCAACTCCGGCTTTTCAGTTGATCGTACGATCACTTCTGACATGTTGTATTTTTATCCCGTATTTCCTAAAGTCGGTACGTGTGAAGAATACGTTTGTGAAGTAA
- a CDS encoding threonine/serine exporter family protein gives MLHFIEQALTSFVASAAFGIIFNAPRRMLLHGGFVGMIGWIIYIVLEYAADAVPATLAATIAVGVISQVFSRMFRAPVIIFSVAGIIPLVPGGLAYNAMRSFVQNDYSAAMEMAAKALMLSGAIAVGLVLSEVLNQMIRRIPASIREKPSK, from the coding sequence ATGCTCCATTTTATTGAACAAGCCTTAACTAGTTTTGTCGCTTCAGCCGCGTTTGGGATCATCTTCAACGCACCACGGCGCATGCTGCTCCATGGTGGATTTGTCGGCATGATCGGCTGGATTATCTATATCGTGCTTGAATATGCAGCTGATGCGGTTCCTGCTACACTTGCAGCAACCATAGCCGTAGGTGTCATCAGCCAGGTATTCTCTCGAATGTTTCGTGCACCTGTCATCATCTTCAGCGTCGCAGGCATCATTCCTCTGGTTCCTGGTGGACTGGCGTATAATGCGATGCGAAGTTTTGTGCAAAATGACTACAGTGCCGCTATGGAGATGGCCGCCAAGGCACTCATGTTATCCGGCGCTATTGCCGTAGGCTTGGTGTTATCCGAGGTATTAAACCAGATGATACGCCGAATTCCCGCCTCAATTCGGGAAAAACCATCGAAATAA
- a CDS encoding threonine/serine exporter family protein yields the protein MIGNNPTEQSRVIAICLLAGKIMLQSGGETYRVEDTMKRMAAALGLPHSHSYVVPTGIFFSVDATEPAKLIRISERTTDLDKVSEVNAVSRRIGQGELSAQEAHDLLVQIEGKPSSYSTAVQLTAAALSSGCFTIMFGGGWSDFLPALICGGIGYAAVIAFHRLVRVKFFAELTASFVIGLLAFLLIYMGVGHERDKIIIGSVMPLVPGLLITNAVRDLMAGHLVSGLSKGAEAFLTAFAIGTGIAVVFSLFM from the coding sequence ATGATTGGCAACAACCCTACTGAACAATCCCGCGTGATTGCAATCTGTCTGCTCGCAGGCAAAATCATGCTGCAAAGCGGTGGTGAAACCTACCGTGTGGAAGATACGATGAAACGTATGGCGGCTGCGCTTGGTTTACCCCATTCGCACAGTTACGTTGTTCCGACAGGCATCTTCTTCTCTGTTGATGCAACCGAACCCGCCAAGCTGATTCGTATCTCCGAACGTACGACGGATCTGGACAAGGTGTCTGAGGTGAATGCGGTCTCCCGTCGCATCGGCCAAGGTGAGCTATCCGCTCAGGAAGCCCATGATCTGTTGGTACAGATCGAAGGCAAGCCCTCCTCCTATTCAACGGCTGTGCAGCTTACGGCCGCAGCGTTATCCAGTGGTTGTTTTACCATTATGTTTGGCGGGGGCTGGAGCGACTTTCTTCCGGCGCTAATCTGCGGAGGCATAGGCTATGCTGCCGTTATTGCCTTTCACCGGTTGGTGCGGGTCAAATTCTTTGCCGAGCTTACGGCATCCTTTGTTATTGGCTTACTCGCTTTTCTCCTGATCTATATGGGAGTCGGTCATGAACGGGACAAAATCATCATCGGTTCGGTTATGCCGCTGGTTCCGGGGCTGCTGATTACTAATGCTGTACGCGACCTGATGGCCGGGCATCTCGTATCCGGATTATCCAAGGGAGCGGAGGCATTTCTGACTGCTTTTGCCATAGGTACTGGCATTGCAGTTGTATTTTCACTTTTTATGTAA
- a CDS encoding S66 peptidase family protein gives MNNRSIRYPQPLAQGDMIGVAAPSSGVGESLYHYLEESKRNMERLGFGVLESPSLRHNTKCVSASKEERAAEMNEFFRNPNIQAIIPPWGGEFLMDILPLLDWEALKTLPPKWILGYSDISTFLFAYTLLTGTASAHGTNYVDLRSSELDPVTARWIDVLQTKYGGQIKQSSSTHYQSEWKPDLPGFNLDTPSRWKQLGQLEDTDTSVSFSGRLIGDCMDTISSLIDTPYAPVASYLEQYCAVEGTIWYLESCAMNAGDIYRLLWQMKQAGWFAGVKGFLIGRPAGYSDTEDFNFTDALSAALGDLDVPVLYDVDLGHLPPQLTFVNGALGKVAYENGRGSLEMAFV, from the coding sequence ATGAATAATCGTTCTATCCGTTATCCGCAACCACTCGCGCAAGGGGACATGATCGGTGTGGCAGCCCCCTCCAGCGGTGTAGGCGAATCCCTATACCATTATCTCGAGGAGAGCAAACGCAATATGGAGCGCCTTGGTTTTGGCGTGCTGGAAAGCCCATCGCTCCGCCACAACACCAAATGTGTGAGTGCCTCCAAAGAGGAACGCGCTGCAGAGATGAATGAATTTTTCCGCAATCCAAATATTCAAGCCATTATCCCTCCATGGGGCGGGGAATTTCTGATGGATATCCTCCCCCTGCTGGATTGGGAAGCTTTGAAAACATTACCGCCCAAATGGATTCTGGGTTATTCGGATATCAGTACCTTCCTGTTCGCCTATACCCTGCTCACTGGAACAGCATCAGCGCATGGCACCAATTATGTGGATCTAAGATCAAGCGAACTCGATCCGGTGACCGCTCGTTGGATTGATGTGTTACAGACCAAATACGGCGGACAGATCAAACAATCGTCTTCCACACATTACCAATCTGAATGGAAACCGGATCTACCTGGATTCAATTTGGATACACCCTCCCGCTGGAAACAGCTCGGGCAACTTGAGGATACAGACACCTCAGTATCGTTCTCCGGTCGGCTGATCGGCGACTGCATGGATACGATCTCCAGTCTGATTGACACGCCGTATGCACCTGTTGCATCCTATCTGGAGCAATACTGTGCAGTCGAAGGTACCATCTGGTATCTGGAGAGCTGTGCGATGAACGCAGGGGATATCTACCGTCTTCTGTGGCAGATGAAACAGGCAGGCTGGTTTGCAGGTGTGAAAGGCTTCTTGATTGGACGACCTGCGGGTTATTCCGATACAGAGGATTTCAATTTCACCGACGCCCTCTCCGCTGCACTGGGGGACCTGGATGTCCCTGTATTGTACGATGTGGATCTCGGCCATCTTCCGCCTCAGTTAACCTTTGTGAATGGAGCACTGGGCAAAGTGGCTTATGAAAATGGACGCGGGAGCCTTGAGATGGCGTTTGTGTAG
- a CDS encoding DUF4179 domain-containing protein, with protein sequence MTDEHNSFDALEERLNARKTEYETMPVPDASYQAVQSGIRQAAHKRKSRLRWYMSSISAAALILLFTGCIRVSPAFASFVEQLPGMEGIVSMIRQDKGLMMAIDQSLLQKVGVTDEHDGASLTVEGIITDESRMVIFYTMKGMKDPEKGRYDIDLLDDHGKDLPVGFSYFSPNPDSESGVYEDKIDVSFTESLPPQELTVVFKKRGKDPNNKWKVTFPVDHSLTKGMKKIIPVNQTMTVDEQRIHVKQAVLYPTRLVLDIEYDRNNTKKIFGIRDLHLVDEQGRAWRTDSSSIGGSGSSVFFESMYFSTPEKLTLQGSGLSAVDKDELVISIDPSSGEIQGGPSSLKLLQSTVQGKNLILEFSIADAQNATSGLSFTNIEDSKGNPFDINEVSWSPSVFESRVVIKNGAAAKGNLTMEIFSYPDQIRAPFSIEIPVTP encoded by the coding sequence ATGACAGATGAACACAACTCATTTGACGCATTGGAAGAACGGCTGAATGCTCGCAAGACGGAATATGAAACCATGCCTGTACCGGATGCTTCCTATCAGGCTGTTCAGTCCGGAATCCGCCAGGCTGCCCACAAACGTAAGTCCCGGCTGCGCTGGTATATGAGTTCCATCTCGGCAGCGGCCCTCATCCTGCTGTTTACCGGATGTATCCGTGTCTCTCCCGCTTTTGCGTCCTTCGTGGAGCAATTGCCAGGTATGGAGGGCATTGTGAGTATGATTCGCCAGGACAAAGGATTAATGATGGCGATTGATCAGTCCCTCTTACAGAAGGTCGGTGTCACCGACGAGCATGATGGTGCTTCCTTGACCGTTGAAGGCATTATCACAGACGAGTCACGTATGGTCATTTTTTACACGATGAAAGGCATGAAAGATCCCGAGAAGGGTAGATATGACATCGATTTGCTGGATGATCACGGTAAAGATCTTCCGGTTGGATTTAGTTATTTCTCTCCTAATCCAGATTCAGAAAGTGGTGTTTACGAGGACAAAATCGATGTCTCATTCACAGAATCTTTACCGCCACAAGAGCTGACCGTTGTATTTAAGAAACGAGGTAAGGACCCGAATAATAAGTGGAAGGTCACCTTCCCCGTGGATCACAGCTTAACAAAAGGCATGAAAAAAATCATTCCCGTAAACCAAACTATGACCGTGGACGAGCAGCGTATCCATGTGAAACAGGCCGTTCTGTATCCCACTCGTCTTGTACTTGATATTGAATATGATCGGAACAACACCAAAAAAATCTTTGGCATTCGTGATCTGCACTTGGTAGATGAGCAAGGCCGAGCATGGAGAACCGATTCATCTTCCATCGGAGGCTCTGGAAGTTCCGTCTTTTTCGAAAGCATGTACTTCTCCACTCCGGAAAAACTGACTTTGCAAGGGTCTGGCCTTTCAGCAGTGGATAAGGATGAACTGGTTATCAGCATCGATCCCTCTTCAGGTGAAATACAAGGTGGTCCATCGAGTTTGAAATTGCTGCAAAGCACGGTCCAGGGCAAAAATCTGATCCTCGAGTTTTCAATTGCAGATGCTCAAAATGCTACTTCCGGGCTATCATTTACCAATATAGAGGACAGTAAAGGAAACCCTTTCGACATTAATGAAGTAAGCTGGAGCCCTTCCGTCTTTGAATCAAGAGTTGTCATTAAAAATGGAGCCGCAGCCAAAGGAAATCTGACAATGGAGATATTCTCTTACCCTGATCAAATTCGTGCACCGTTCTCTATTGAAATTCCTGTGACTCCCTAA